The following DNA comes from Phocoena sinus isolate mPhoSin1 chromosome 7, mPhoSin1.pri, whole genome shotgun sequence.
CACATTTCATCATGCAGTAAATTGGTCACATTTTTGAGAATTATAATTTCCTCTCAATTGTCCCCTCAAAGCACATTTAAATGGAATACATTTCAACTAACCTAAACTTTCAACATTTAACTGAGTTCTATTTTCAGAAATTCTTTTGAACATACCACACACAAGTCCAAGCAAATACaagtacatgtacacacacacgcgtgcacacacgcacacacacatgcccaaATGACCACGGAATACATGCAAGAATCTCCAATTACTATTTCAAGACAATGACACATGAGTATTCAAGGAGGTAACAATGGCAGGCCATAATGTTATGGCACCTTCATATTTGTGCTCCAAATACCGATacacattaatattaaaaaatgaaaaaggcacaAATACAGTGTTTCTGTATCTCAATCTAAAGAACAGTTCTCCAATAGTCACTTTTATAATATGGAACATTTAAGACCAGTTACTACTTTTCTAAGAAAAAGCTCTGTTTAGGTGACAAAAGGGCAACAGGAGCAGGCTTTAGTTCAAAAGGCAACACTGCTCAGGACAAAATCTGTGCCTACCGAAAACAATGTCTGtagtttcaaaatgaaaaaaaaaaagctattagagCACTCACGTCAGAATACATTAACAGTTTTGTATCATTGTCTCAAGAACCCACAATaccaaaaatatacataataaataaaaaaaataaatcaactaccatatgattctgtTAGTATAATGGTAGGAATTATATTATCTGAAAAGTGGACATTTCTACAAATGTGGATATTCTTACAGCACAGTGTTGGACGTTTTTGGTACAAAATGTGCtaccaaactaaaaaaaaaaaatctttataataaAACCCTTCAGATTTGCAACAAACACTAAAGTAAGTATGTAAGTAAGGGTAAGCTGAAATGTTCATTATAATAGGTGTTATCACTGAAGTCACTATGGTTAGAAATGTAGATCCAAGCAGTGAATTAATTCAGAATGTGCCTGTGTGCATTTGACATAAATGAATAcaccagtatttttttaatatatgacaACAAAATTCTAGGGCCTGAGggatgaatttttgttttcttctaaccCTGGCAAAATCTCAGATTCCTaaagtgtatatgtatgtgtgtgtggtttcttttttaagttgcacattttaaatttaaagggCTCAATCTTATGGTGAAATTAAGGAAGTGAATTTCTGCTCCCTATAAATACTCTTACATAGGATGGAATCCATTCATATGTAAGAATCTTTCTTCTATCCGAAGGGAGTCTTCCAATTTCAAATTTAGGTTAACACAACAAAGACTCAAGCTacacaggaagaaatgaagatatCTGAAAATATGATCTTTTTGAACTCCAGTTTGATGTGGATAACAAATGATTATTTGACAGTGTTTGTTCAATGTAAATATGAATCACTCTTGGTATATTAGGATTGCTTCGGTAAATACCTAACAGAcagataacaaaaataaaatctattttaaaacttcatgcttcatctttttctttttgtcctaaattcaaaaactaaataaacGAATTATACAAATTTTAATCTGGAGAATAaagttatatatgtaaatatataggtatatgcattttcttttccagtgaaaaaaatttttcccttgTGGTCAAATGTAAATCTTGCCTAAGAAGCATACTGCCACTGTCACAGGAAATCAGATGCAGGGACTTGACACTGATTGCTCCTGCTTTACCAGGACAATGCACCAGAACAGACTTCTGTTGTAAACAGAGCTATCAAAAACTGAAGATGTGTATGTGTTTAAAGCTAAAATGCATTTATAATAAAGAACTGGCCCGTGAAAAGCAGTTTATAAATAGTTTATCCTGTTCACATTATGCAGAATTTCACTATCATCCACAATGTTGGTACAGTAactgagacagaaaggagaaagctAGGGAGGAAAAAAGGTTTCAGAGTGTAGCCTGACATATTTCTAAGGGTTCTCTCCTTTAGTCTGCAAATAATAGCAGTTCATTGCTTTTAGAAGGAGAGTAGGCTGTTCAGGATTCATTTACTGTCAGGTGCCTTCTCCAAAGCGTGATCAACAGGCGTGAATTCAATAATGAATATCTGGAAGTCAAACCTATTTAACTATAATCGAGAATATCTTCCTTATCTATTATCACAAACATCCCAGTTGCCTCCATCtgtcttaaaatttctttcaaaagttaAGACAATTAATTATACCCTATCAATTctctcaaaagcaaaaaaaaaaagtaccattcaGTATAAAAAAGTTACACATTAAAAGTGCATATATATCTTCTTAATTGGCCCACTCATTAAATTTACATTTGGTCATCCTTACTTTTAACATGTACAGAATTCTTCATATAAATGTAGGtcactataaattaaaaaaaaattaattcagcaCAAAACATGCTTTCTTCTTATTGAAATCTTAACCTCAATCAGTTCTCAATCACTGTAAACTTGGATAAACTCACAAAGAAACACAAGCAAAGGTTTGTTATGCTTCTCTTAGTTTGTTGGACAGATAACATACAAACACTACAAATTTCACTAAAAATTTGGGCCAACTCATTGCATATTTGCcccctgaaaagaaaaataaattagaattgaAGCAGTGTATTGCCATAACTTACCTTGAAGGTAAGCAGGTTCTCCTGTATTTATAGAACTTAGACTGGAGACGTTACCAGTAATCTCCAATAGAAGTGCTTTTTTAAGGAAAGCCTAGTTTTAAACTTTGAGATAGCATAGGACAAACACTATAATATTCATTTGCCTTTCTCAAACTAATGGAAGATCCTTTTGAAACTTATTATCTTCAGTTATCAATATTACTGCATTATGGAGCTAGTGCAATCCTGCATAGCCTTGGTCACGATGACAAggcacaataaaaaaattaaagtatatatatgaacaagagaagtcactgaaGATAATTTAAGGCCTTGAAGTGAATTAGAGTATAATCAGTCTAATTTAAAGCTGAAGAATAAACCATAAATTATCCGCCTGAAATTCAAGCAATATGCTTTCTCAGCTTCTGTTCTGTGGACAAGACAACAGAAACAACTCTTGCTTATGGTTTGTGTATTAGAATCCTTCTGGACCTGGAGGAGTAAAAGTCAGTTCCATTTTTCTACAGTTCATGGGAGATTTCAAGACTGTTTCAGCCGTTTTCGTGGAATACCAAACTGCGGACACTGTGCAGATGCTAGTGCTCGGAAGGCTTCTGCTACCAAGTGTGGGTGAGACTGAATCATGGACTTCCACCCAGATGTTTCCATTATGTCTGTTGCttggctgaaaaataaaattaagagatgTTTACTAAAAAGTACTTTTCAAAATGCACTGTTGcactgtcaatttttttttttttttaatttacagatttCAAAATGTTCTGGAACATTCTGTTTGCCTCTCTATGTATTCAAACCATTTGAATTCATTAAAATATCATCTTTACCTTACtggtattttcttttgtaaatgaaACTATGCAATTTTTCTGGAAATTCTACTCTTGGAAGTGTGTGACACTTGTCTGCATAGTTCTACTCCCACTGTTACCATTTCTAGACCCGCTCTTTCAAGAGCTCTTTTCCCTGGATCTTACGTGCAGGTTTTCTTTAGAGTTCTAAGTTTTGCCCTCGACTCTTCTCCCTTAACATTCTTTACTTATCTTATCTCATCCACTATTCACAATTTTAACTATCATATTCAGTGATGATAAATAATGATTTGCTAAGTCCTAGGCCTCCCCACAAAGGTTGTTCCCAACCACTTGTTCTCTTTCCTTGGATGTGCCTGGAGACCCATAAATTTGGGACTGTCGGAAGGGAACTCAACACGTTTCTCCCAAGGCCCAAATTCTTCCCCTCTCATTTCCCATCAGCTAATGCTTCCACCATCACCCAGTGATTCAAGTAAGAAACTTGGAAGTCACCCTAGATGCCATCCTTTCCAATCAGTCATCAAAGCCCTATTTTAATTCCCAAAGGTATCCTGAATCCCTAGTTAAGGCCCACATCATCTCACATTTGAATTATTATGGGATTCTCCTAATTTGTCTTCTACTCTCCTATCTTGCTCCTCTCAAACCAGCTTCCATGCTGCCTTAGTAACATAAACACTAACATGAACACATCCTCTTCTACTCTTCTCCATTGCCAGTACCCAAGTTCTTTAGAAAGAGAAAGTTCCCTAGTTCTTCCCCCTAGCTTTCTACCTCCCACTTCCATGCTCTGGCACTTTGTATAATAATACTGAACTGTTTACTGTACCTGATGTACAACATGCTCTGAGTAAATACAATTACCCAAGCAAAAAATCTAgttatccttccttgtctcctgtctTCTCTCCTTTGTAACTACCCTCCATCCAAATAATATCCAAGTATTATAGATTGTCCATTCAAAATATTATATCCTTTTATGTCCCTCTGGCCACACTGTCGCCAGTCAAGTCTAATTTTGCCCTCATCTTTTGCCTGAAACACTCCAATAACTTTCCAACTGGCCTACCTATATATAACCTTGCTCAACTACCACCACCAACTCAACCTCCCCACAACCATGCATGTGGAGACATTGCTAAAAACACACACCTGATCACATCCTACTCAGGTTAAAACCTTTTACTGTATGCCCATTCCTGTTCGAATAATGTCTAAAAGGCCTTCCATGATCTGATCTTTGCTTTCTTCCTCCAGCTTCTCATGCCccaccctccatactgttctttctTATCACCAAAACTTTGCACACCTGAATGTCTTTTTCGGGATATACTTTCCCACCTCTTCACTCTTCTTCATCAGGTCTTTATTTATACAACAATTCTTCAAAAGGGCTTTCTCTGACCCCTAGATTAGGTTCGGTCCCTTTGCTATATGCTCAGATGGGTATGCTCTACATTACCTATTATTACACTTAACTTCAACTACTTGTTTAATTCTTATACATCTCCTGCTAAAACAcgaactccatgaaggcagggaaaaCATCTGTCATGTTCGCCATTATATTCTTTGTACTAAGTAAGCACAGTGCCTTAGGAATTTACTggataataaacataaatatctATCAAACGATTGATCAACTATTGCTTCATGCGTCTATACTTTGATTCAAGCTATGCTGTCTGCAATGCTTGCTATTTCCTTCCTAGTTTGCTAATTCCTATTCCTGTTTTAAGACAAGCCTCAGTCATCTTCATCCCTAAACCTCCAGCCTTAGTCAAGTGCCCTGCACATAACCTTCTTTAACACATTACTTaccatattataataaaatgatatattcatGGGTGTGTTCCTGTCATTAGATCAATTTCTCAAGGACAGGATTTTTCCCCATAATTGTTTTTATATGCAGGACCCCAGCATGGTGCTTGAGACACGATAGATGCTACACAAATGTTTGCTTCACTAAATAGCAgctaataacaattaaaaaaaaaatttgcctaaCATCCAATTACCAGTGTGTCATCATGTTTATAATTTCAACTCGTTTAGAATCACACAGATACTTCTTAATTTACctgacattttcatttatttaattcaacaaatagctATTGAAGGTCTCTACGTACAATACAGCTTCTACACGGGATATAAAATAAGCTTATATTTTTTGACACTGAAAAAGCTATACaaggcaaaatattttcttaacagAATAAAACTAGAGCTTGAAAGTGGCAAAGTACAAAGAATCACAAAACAGCCATTTGATTTTTTCTAGGATACATACCATGATAATGTATTATCACACACTGACCAATATATAGAATAATCAATATCTTAAAAGTAGCCactaatttttactttcataaaaCAGAATTCACAAACTGTTAAGAATTCAGTTAACCAACTTCAAATCTATCAAAACAGATGAAAGCAAGGGGCCATAAATCAAACATTCATTTTCTTGTCTCTAACGCtgtctttttttactttcttgtatCAACTTTTGATAAATTGCAAAAATGGAGTTTAAGGGTTTACAGGCAAATAATCAAAAGCATACGCAAATTCTTCAACCTCCTGACTCCTGATACTGAATAATTGCAAAGAGTAAAAATGTCACTCTAAAAAtgagtgaagggcttccctggtggcacagtggttaagaatccgcctgccaatgcagtagacacgggttcgagcccttgtccgggaagatcccacatgctgcggagcaactaagcccgtgcgccacaactactgagcctgcgctctagagaccacgagccacaactactgaagcccgcgcacctagagcccgtgctcctcaacaagagaggccaccgcaatgagaagcccgcgcactgcaatgaagagtagcccccgctcgctgcaacttgagaaagcccgcgcacagcaataccaacaaagacccaactcagccataaataaataaataaaatgagtgaagaagaaaaaagaagggaataatAAATTCTACTAGTTATATCATATTCTGAAGATCCAGGCTTAGAAAGATGTCACAACTACCCTGCTCATTATAATCTAACCAGGGAAAGGAAAGATCAAATTGCTACTATTTCTGGAATGGTAGGCAGTTAGCCTAATATAGCATGTGATGCAAGTTATCTGGCTACCTTAAGAAGCAGTGGGTTAGCATTCAAATGTCAAGAGTTTCTAGGCAAATATGGAGGGTACACTTCCTCataggataaaataaatatttcccacATTTTTAGAAATGCTTTCTGAAGTGGCAAGGGCAGGATCTCCAGCCACTGAAATACCTGGACTCAGCTATATACTACATGAACATACGTGCTTAAGACATTAGAGTGTCCATCCCAATTCGCATTAGAAGCTGATCCACAACAGAGCATAGCCTCAAGAATCCACTAAGTAGtcaaattactattttttaaactggCAGTTTGCTTCATATAACTAATATCTGGATTCATACTTATTGTAGATGAACAAAAGGCTACGCAAACACTTAATTTCACATATGCAGATCAACTTTAAGTCAGAAACTGATGTCATCTTACTTGCTGTTCCAGTTTTTCCCATCTTTACACCCAAGCTGTCGAAGTACACTGCACCTGCATTGAAGAtttaaaaacacttaagaaaaaggCCGGTGAAGAATTGTTGAAGGTGTCATGTCCACTGAAATACAAGCATAGCTTACCTATTAATAAAGTCTATGGCTTGTGCTTTCAACTGTTCCGCACTGTGCAAATCTGCAAGGACAAGGGTATCAGCAACATTTTCTACTGAGAGGTTACTACACAAAGCTTCTTCACACATGACCTTCAGCCGTTCCAGTGCATACTATCCAAAAGGAAAACATAACATTAAACATTTACTCAAACTAGCAAGTTTTTAAATACACGATATTTGTAACTTAGAAAATGAAGTTTAAGCCATTACATTAAGTTCATTACACATTGAACTGAGGGtactttaaaagtctttaaattactttaaatataaagaaagtaTGAATTAATGCATTCAAGAGAAAGActaatttttcttaagaaatttcTATTTGCATAAGTGCAAGATacaggatatttttaaagtagggttttattctttaaaaacccCTTATTACTCAATACTCTTAATGagtatatttctcttttctactaTTTTAAACACCAGTCAGTACACTGCATGTTGTCACTActtaattctgaaaaataaattataaagctaAACAAATCATATTCATAACCATTAAAAACTTAGTATATGTTATCAGAACATCCTTGGCaatttattgaggtaaaattgacatacaataaatagcacatatttaaagtatacacttTGATAAGTTTATACAGCCATATAACCATCATTAAATCAAGAGAGTGGACATATTCATTACTCCCCAAAGTTTCCTTCTATCTCTCTGTAACCCTtcttcctcaccccaccccaggcaaTACCTCTGATGTGTTTTCTACTGCTACAGTCTGCATTTTCTGAAGTCTTCTATAAATGTTATCATacaatttgcatttgtttttgtctggcttccacgcattataattattttgagattcatgcaTGCTATTTATGTATCAATAGTTCTATGCTTTTTattgctcagtagtattccactgatctattgaCAAACATTTgggtgtttccagtttttagccattacaaatagagctgctataaacattcatatacaagtcaCTGTATGGgcatatgctttcttttctcttgagcaGAAACCTGTAAGTAAACTCGCTGAATAATATGGTAagtgtaaaactttaaaaaaattgccacATGGTctttcaaagtggttgtatcattttacattcccattagcagTATATGAGAGTCCTAATTTTTCCATATCCTTGACCATACTTGGTATGGTCTTTgtaattttagttattataataCAGTTACAGAAGTATCTCacagtggttttaatttacacTACCCTAATGTGTTTGAGCATCTTTTGATATACTTGACTGACACTATTTTaggaagtgtctgttcaaatatttttatttttagaaataactttGTTTACATATAATTGAGTTTTGAGAGGTCTTTATACGGTCTGAATACAAAAGTCCTTAATCATTTATATTCTGGACAAAAGTTGTtcatcatcaaaacaaaaaacgggcttccctggtggcgcagtggttgagaatctgcctgccaatgcaggggacacgggttcgagccctggtctgggaaggtcccacatgccgtggagcaactaggcccgtgagccacactactgagcctgcgtgtctggagcttgtgctccgcaacaagagaggccgcgacagtgagaggcccgcgtaccgcgatgaaaagtggcccccactcaccgcaactagagaaagcccttgcatagaaacgaagacccaacacaaccaaaaataaataaataaataaataaaaataaaatttgctaaaaaacaaaacaaaaaacagaaacaaaccccaaagttgttcatcagatatatgctttgcaagTATGTTCTCCCAGTCTGCGGCTAGTCTTTATTTTCCTATGTCTTTTGaagaaaagaagttttaaatttcattgaagtccaatttatcacttttccttttatgtattatgtttttggagtttataattttaggtttatAATCTATTTAGGTTTATAATCTATTTTGCATtactttttgtatatgatgtgaagtTCGCATACAAAGTTTTTTCAAATGAGTTCAACCACAGTTCATCTGTTTGGACATAGGCTATCCAACTCCtatagcaccatttattgaaaagactatcctttctccactgaactaTCTTTGCActtttatcaaaaattaagtagTCATacatgtgagtctatttctgtactCTATATTCTGCTTCAATGAGTTATTTGTCTATCTTGTCACCAATACAATGCTGTCCTAAATACTGAACCTTTATGACTCCTCCACTTtgatcttctttttcaaagttatctgactattctaggtccttgcacttgcatataaaatttttaaatcagcatGTCAATTTTTCCCCTGCAAAAGCATGCTAGGATTTTGATAGTGACATGTTGGTTCTACTAATCAAaggagaattgacattttaacaatgttaagaTTTCTAGTCCATGAACAagttttttctctccatttattgagGTCTACCTTAATTTCTATTAGCAGTATAtaataattttcagcatacaggtcttgaacgtattttgtcagatttatgtCTACGTATTTCAAATTTTTGACTCTATTATAATggcatttttacatttaaaccTTTATTGAGATAGTAATATACACTTGGCCCAGTTTCTCCCAATggtaacatttttcaaaatgagtATAATTatcactatatatacatatatacatacacacaccaacttacatacacacacagacagaagTGGCATGGACATTAATACTTTTGGAGAAAGCTCCCAAAGTGCTTTAGTGCTTTGAAGATTGAGAACTACTGGCTTTGAGATTTCCTGAAATTTTTGTAGTTTCCCTACCTTCAGGAAATCACCATTATAAAAGAACATTATAAAATTAACATTGCTTTTTCTCTATActcttatattaaaaaagaaatctatgaaTACAAcattaagttagaaaaaaatacccaatatttttttcctttttttagacaAAGGTCATGCACTGTATCTTAACACTAAGAATATCTCAAAATTGCAATAGATTATATATGCTATTGTGAGTGTGTTCTCATAAAACAGGGTAATGATACACTCAAAACTGTTGAGTCTACAGTTAATTTGCCATTTCTGTAAATTGGCTCAAgatatttttatgtcttattgatttaaaaaaatttcatttctataTTATCCCACTGTGTGTTATTTCATAATACTCTCAAGAGCCATCCACAAACAGTATAAATTAGTTCAATATTTCAAGTTATTGGGGGTTCTCATTTGATGATAGCTTTCTAGATACATCAAGCTTGAGGATATTTTTCAGCTCTTTAAGACCGAATTACTTACTTTGTCTGCAGCTGCCAACAAGTTGTCAGCCATTTTGTCAAGATTTGGCGCTTTCCCTGTGTAAATGAAtctcatcatttctttaaaaacctcAGGGTCTacatcatttatttccactcGATTCTGGtattgaaaacaacaacaaaaaagttatatttcaagaaaacaagaaaacacacatacacaaatgaacCAAAGCAAAACTGACAGCAACTTAAAAGCCccaaagtgtattttaaaattgaggtgaGTAAATCTTCAGTAGGCTAAGTAAGCAGGCAAAGTGAAGCAGGCAGGTCTAAGAGAAGTACACCAAGTCAAGCACTACCATGGAGGAACATAAACCCCAACTTCTCAGTTAAAAAGAgttcaaacagaaacaaaaaaacctgtaagGCCAAACTAAATACACCTGAATTCAGTTTCTGACCTCTATCTTAGAAGAAGATGgttattaactttttttgttgttgaaaagaATTAGGTGGTAATACAATGCCTAAGACCCAATAACCACTGGCTCTAGTCCCAGCTTTAAGCAAAGGTAAGGTCAGGTATTTGAGAACATACCAGAGCCCACTACCTCAGAACTCTCCTACAAAAACGGTATGTAATATTATCTACGGGCACCTCACCTCTTTACTTGAGACATACTCAAGTCCAAAGAGGACCAGTTGCTTTTCTACTCCTGTATCTTTGTATTTGGTTTCTCTCCTGAGATCAATGAAGCTAAATAGTTAACACTAAACAATACCAAACTTTTCTGACCCTTTGATGACAATAACATTTGACATCATTGATCAGAAGACTGATCATACTACCTGCCCAGACCAAtaatcaaaggaaagaaagaagctacTTCGTTGCAGCTTCTAGTTCTGCAGGGAGAATAAAGCTGAGACATATAAATAAACTCAGGAGTTGCCTAGTTGGAGCAATAAGGCTCACATGTAATGTAATGCAACCCGCAAAAATCAACCTCTGGTCTTTAATCTGACTACATTTCAAGATGACAGGTGAAAGAGAAATATCTGAGAAAACCAAACAGGTAATATCTTGATTACAATTCATGCATACTAATAATGACATTATTTATGTCCGTTATTAAATCCAATAAATATCCTCTTATTATAGTGGTAAAAAGAATGTAGGAATTGTCTTTGTTCTAGAAAACAAGTTCCAAAATCAACTCAGA
Coding sequences within:
- the SPOPL gene encoding speckle-type POZ protein-like isoform X5 — its product is MESQRAYRFVQGKDWGFKKFIRRDFLLDEANGLLPDDKLTLFCEHLQHCLQKRRKHCTGLPKELPPPLPCKWCCRQVSVVQDSVNISGHTNTNTLKVPECRLADDLGNLWENTRFTDCSFFVRGQEFKAHKSVLAARSPVFNAMFEHEMEESKKNRVEINDVDPEVFKEMMRFIYTGKAPNLDKMADNLLAAADKYALERLKVMCEEALCSNLSVENVADTLVLADLHSAEQLKAQAIDFINRCSVLRQLGCKDGKNWNSNQATDIMETSGWKSMIQSHPHLVAEAFRALASAQCPQFGIPRKRLKQS